A window of the Cicer arietinum cultivar CDC Frontier isolate Library 1 chromosome 6, Cicar.CDCFrontier_v2.0, whole genome shotgun sequence genome harbors these coding sequences:
- the LOC101506218 gene encoding pentatricopeptide repeat-containing protein At5g15300-like, giving the protein MTESAFWRATCMLNKLSSMSQLKQLQAIITKSGLHSHITFTTKFIFFSALSTMGNLSYAYSLFQQSSIVMNNPFICNTMLRAFSKSSFPFQALYIYNHMKNTNVVSDSFTYNFVLKACSRAYKFIQESGSCSCGDDELRVVSNKGAEIHCEVIKIGFENDHCVQSSLLYMYSQFGLVSVAHHLFDQIKDTSLVSWNIMISAYDRIDDYESADYLLESMPCKNVVSWNTLISRYIRLSNVEAARRVFSCMPERNAVSWNSMIAGCVSVKDYAGALELFSQMQNVGVKPTEVTLISVLGACAETGALDIGNKIHESLKVCEHKIEGYLGNALLNMYCKCGNLSLAWEIFNRMRMKTLSCWNAMIIGLAVHGYCEEAFKLFSEMEESLGSSIRPNQVTFIGVLVACSHKGLVDKARWYFDHMVKRYQISPDIKHYGCMVDLLSRHGLLEEAYRMIKTAPFQNSEVLWRTLLGACRTQANMELAKISFQQLAKFEQLTIGDYVLLSNIYAEAGRWDEVERLRNEMDYLNVPKEAGYSQIDMNESIKLS; this is encoded by the coding sequence ATGACAGAAAGCGCGTTTTGGCGAGCAACGTGCATGCTCAACAAACTCTCTTCCATGTCACAACTGAAACAACTCCAAGCCATAATCACCAAATCAGGTCTTCACTCTCACATTACCTTCACAactaaattcattttcttttcagCACTTTCTACAATGGGCAACCTCTCCTATGCTTATTCACTTTTCCAACAATCTTCCATTGTTATGAACAACCCTTTTATTTGCAACACTATGCTTCGCGCTTTTTCCAAAAGTTCATTCCCTTTTCAAGCATTGTATATTTATAACCACATGAAAAATACCAATGTTGTTTCTGATAGTTTTACTTACAATTTTGTGCTCAAAGCTTGTTCTAGAGCTTACAAGTTTATACAAGAAAGTGGTAGTTGTAGTTGTGGTGATGATGAGCTTCGTGTTGTTTCTAATAAAGGAGCTGAAATTCATTGCGAAGTTATCAAAATAGGGTTTGAAAATGACCATTGTGTTCAAAGCTCTTTGCTTTATATGTATTCTCAATTTGGGTTGGTTTCAGTTGCACACCACCTGTTTGATCAAATTAAAGATACAAGTTTGGTTTCTTGGAATATTATGATATCGGCGTATGATCGCATCGACGATTATGAATCGGCAGATTACCTTCTTGAATCGATGCCATGTAAGAATGTTGTTTCGTGGAACACTCTGATTTCAAGATACATTAGGTTAAGTAATGTTGAGGCTGCAAGGAGGGTGTTCAGTTGTATGCCTGAGAGGAATGCTGTATCGTGGAATTCTATGATTGCTGGTTGTGTTTCTGTTAAAGATTATGCAGGAGCATTGGAACTCTTTTCTCAGATGCAAAATGTTGGAGTCAAACCGACAGAAGTAACACTTATATCAGTTCTTGGTGCCTGTGCTGAAACTGGTGCATTGGATATAGGTAACAAGATACACGAGTCTCTCAAAGTGTGTGAGCATAAGATTGAAGGTTATTTAGGTAATGCCCTTCTGAATATGTATTGTAAATGTGGGAATTTGAGCTTGGCTTGGGAGATATTTAACAGGATGAGGATGAAAACTTTGAGTTGTTGGAATGCTATGATTATTGGTTTGGCTGTCCATGGTTATTGTGAGGAGGCTTTCAAATTGTTTTCAGAGATGGAAGAGAGTCTTGGTAGTAGTATTAGGCCGAATCAAGTGACGTTTATTGGGGTTTTGGTTGCTTGTAGTCATAAGGGTTTGGTTGATAAAGCAAGATGGTATTTTGACCATATGGTAAAGCGGTACCAAATTTCGCCTGATATTAAGCATTATGGTTGCATGGTTGATCTTTTAAGCAGACATGGTTTGTTGGAAGAGGCTTATCGGATGATTAAGACCGCCCCTTTCCAAAATAGTGAAGTGTTGTGGAGGACATTGTTGGGTGCTTGTAGGACACAAGCTAACATGGAGTTGGCTAAGATTTCCTTCCAACAACTTGCCAAATTTGAGCAACTAACAATTGGAGATTATGTATTGTTATCCAACATTTATGCTGAAGCTGGAAGATGGGATGAGGTTGAGAGATTAAGGAATGAAATGGATTACCTGAATGTTCCTAAGGAAGCTGGCTACAGCCAAATCGATATGAATGAGTCCATCAAGCTTTCCTGA
- the LOC105851127 gene encoding U11/U12 small nuclear ribonucleoprotein 25 kDa protein — MGEADYKSSLKKTKVLKALLDDPILSDVPKNPSLEDVETLIGLELGSAMRISVLKSDSTSFDVTVMNRATVKDLKLAIKKKVNYMEQSSMGHRHISWRSVWANYCLSFDNNKLLNDDDVLQNFGVRNNSQVHFVPYVMTKEFRRHSRRRKHRFFHGLSKLS; from the exons ATGGGAGAAGCAGACTACAAGAGCAGTTTGAAGAAAACGAAGGTATTGAAAGCATTGTTAGATGATCCAATACTTAGTGATGTACCGAAGAATCCAAGCTTGGAAGATGTGGAAACTCTCATTGGACTGGAATTAGGTAGTGCTATGCGAATTTCGGTTTTGAAATCGGATTCAACTTCTTTTGATGTGACGGTTATGAATAGGGCAACGGTGAAGGATTTGAAACTCGCCATAAAAAAGAAAGTCAATTACATGGAACAATCTAGTATGGGTCACCGCCATATTTCTTG GAGGAGTGTTTGGGCTAATTATTGCTTGTCATTCGATAATAACAAGCTCcttaatgatgatgatgtacttCAAAATTTTGGTGTGCGGAATAATTCTCAG GTTCACTTTGTCCCTTATGTCATGACAAAAGAATTCAGAAGACACTCAAGAAGAAGAAAGCATCGGTTTTTTCATGGTCTTAGTAAGCTTTCCTAA